Proteins co-encoded in one Thermocladium sp. ECH_B genomic window:
- a CDS encoding 3-phosphoglycerate dehydrogenase, which translates to MSALITDKISERAVSSLKEHGFAVDYRPGISKEEMMNIIDKYDILIVRSRTKVTADVIDRGKRLRIIARAGVGLDNIDTNYAVNRGIIIINSPKAATYSAAELAIGLMIGVARRINLFNYDLKNGMWSKGSYEGMELRGKSLGIIGFGRIGRAVAGVGKALGMNVNATDVINIEKEANELGVKHMGLEELLMKSDVITIHVSLTKNTFHLINDKALSLMKNDSILVNTSRGEVIDTKALMNYLDKLWGVGLDVLEHEPPREDWENELVKHPKVLVTPHIGAETREAQERMVDELIGNILEATRQVIQ; encoded by the coding sequence ATGAGCGCCCTAATCACCGATAAAATAAGTGAGCGAGCGGTGAGTTCCTTAAAGGAGCACGGTTTCGCCGTCGATTATAGGCCCGGCATAAGTAAGGAGGAAATGATGAATATAATTGATAAGTATGATATATTGATAGTTAGGAGTAGAACCAAGGTTACCGCAGATGTAATAGATAGGGGAAAGCGATTAAGGATAATCGCAAGGGCTGGGGTTGGGCTGGATAATATAGATACTAATTATGCGGTTAATCGCGGGATAATAATAATCAATTCCCCAAAGGCAGCGACGTACTCCGCGGCCGAATTAGCAATTGGTCTAATGATTGGAGTGGCAAGGCGAATAAACTTGTTTAATTATGATTTAAAAAATGGAATGTGGAGTAAGGGATCCTATGAAGGAATGGAATTAAGGGGAAAAAGCCTAGGAATAATAGGCTTCGGCAGAATTGGGAGGGCAGTGGCCGGAGTAGGCAAAGCGTTGGGAATGAATGTTAATGCAACCGATGTAATAAATATCGAGAAGGAGGCTAATGAGCTTGGCGTCAAGCATATGGGACTCGAGGAGCTACTCATGAAGAGCGACGTGATTACCATACATGTATCGCTCACCAAAAACACGTTTCACTTGATTAACGATAAAGCGCTTAGTTTAATGAAAAATGATTCAATACTAGTAAACACCAGCAGAGGAGAGGTTATAGATACCAAGGCATTGATGAATTACCTCGATAAATTATGGGGAGTTGGACTAGATGTATTAGAACATGAACCGCCCCGAGAAGATTGGGAAAACGAGTTAGTGAAGCACCCAAAGGTGCTAGTGACGCCACATATAGGCGCCGAGACCAGGGAGGCGCAGGAACGCATGGTGGACGAATTAATTGGAAACATATTGGAAGCAACTAGGCAGGTGATCCAATGA
- a CDS encoding universal stress protein UspA, whose product MFKKILIAIDGSPQSEKALGIGIDMAKRFGSKLYLVHVIEEQKYILAMNYPPVYPEMMDSLLKNAKELLDSSVKKASMEGVEAEPILERGDAADKIMSAADRLGVDIIIMGSRGLKGVTRFLLGSVSERIVRYCKRPVLVVK is encoded by the coding sequence ATGTTTAAGAAAATATTGATTGCAATTGATGGTTCTCCACAATCGGAGAAGGCCCTCGGCATTGGGATAGATATGGCTAAACGCTTTGGTTCAAAACTATACTTGGTTCATGTAATAGAGGAACAGAAATATATTTTAGCCATGAATTACCCGCCGGTGTATCCTGAAATGATGGATTCACTGCTTAAGAACGCTAAGGAACTTCTTGATTCATCGGTGAAGAAGGCATCAATGGAGGGAGTGGAGGCGGAACCGATATTGGAGCGCGGCGATGCTGCCGATAAAATAATGAGTGCCGCGGATAGGCTTGGCGTGGATATTATAATAATGGGTTCCAGGGGACTAAAGGGAGTAACTAGGTTCTTGTTAGGATCAGTATCCGAGAGAATAGTTAGGTACTGTAAACGACCGGTCTTAGTTGTCAAGTAA